Proteins encoded together in one Candidatus Binataceae bacterium window:
- a CDS encoding TolC family protein, producing MLSIKKIPPALLLLPLAIAITAAAQSLPPTTTSAQAPALASRIAPPRVNVPASAADQFERNPILSLPGVFVDQNTPGTTVPPEGLISQEYLRTADNHARKLSLKEAIYIAIRNNPALAATQLGPIGGTEAIRQANGAFDPDLTSQLDISKSVAPVSSAFQVRGSDAFTQKFYDWNFGINKVLASTNGILGLTFDNNRTYSNSTFASVNPSYTPAAELSLVQPLLRNFGWDFARINVHLAESAQRSAQWTYGSALNDFVQRIGGDYWGVVGAVENLAVADSALKFNGDLVRVNAISLKVGTLAPIDLQEAQSAASTAEANVYAAQAALQTARAQLREDVMLNPNGTFIPQDVEPADTPNPHLEIRDTEEAALENMVEYSPALGGLREAIRTSLLQVKFAQNQTLPQLSIGAQFGVTAVAGTTPCVGFSSAITPGGNCDRVANTTPPPAFGFSGNRLPFGGIYGDALNRMLDARFYNYAGVLSIEMPLDNASAKAALAQARVSYEQARLQYRSALSQSVAQIESALANLHADIKRVKATEDAAGYAAKSLHDENVRFRVGLATTHDLLQFQSELVTAQGNQVQADVDLENARLALWHAEGTLLGAFNIEFQLQDPRESPWYATF from the coding sequence ATGCTATCGATCAAAAAAATTCCGCCGGCGCTTTTACTCCTGCCGCTCGCGATCGCAATCACTGCCGCCGCTCAATCGCTGCCGCCAACGACTACATCCGCGCAGGCGCCCGCCCTGGCGTCGCGCATCGCGCCGCCGCGGGTCAACGTTCCCGCTTCGGCCGCCGATCAGTTCGAGCGCAATCCGATCCTTTCACTGCCCGGAGTTTTTGTTGATCAGAACACTCCCGGCACGACCGTTCCGCCCGAAGGGCTGATTAGCCAGGAATACCTCCGCACCGCGGACAATCACGCGCGCAAGCTCTCGCTCAAAGAAGCGATCTATATCGCGATCCGCAACAATCCGGCGCTCGCCGCAACCCAACTCGGGCCGATCGGGGGGACCGAAGCCATCCGCCAGGCCAACGGCGCCTTCGATCCCGACCTGACCTCGCAACTCGACATCTCGAAAAGCGTGGCCCCGGTCTCCTCGGCCTTTCAGGTGCGCGGCAGTGACGCTTTCACCCAGAAATTTTACGACTGGAATTTCGGCATCAACAAAGTTCTCGCCTCGACCAACGGCATTCTCGGCCTGACCTTCGATAACAATCGCACGTATTCCAACTCGACCTTCGCCTCGGTCAACCCGTCTTACACGCCGGCGGCCGAGCTCTCGCTGGTCCAGCCGCTGCTGCGTAATTTCGGCTGGGATTTCGCCCGAATCAATGTCCATCTGGCGGAATCCGCGCAACGCTCCGCCCAATGGACCTACGGTTCAGCCCTCAATGATTTCGTGCAGCGTATTGGCGGCGATTACTGGGGCGTCGTCGGCGCGGTCGAGAACCTCGCCGTCGCCGACTCCGCGCTCAAGTTCAACGGCGATCTTGTCCGCGTCAACGCGATCAGCCTCAAGGTCGGCACGCTCGCCCCGATCGATCTCCAAGAGGCGCAGTCCGCGGCCTCGACCGCCGAGGCCAACGTCTATGCCGCCCAGGCCGCGCTGCAGACCGCCCGCGCCCAGCTCCGCGAGGACGTGATGCTGAATCCGAACGGCACCTTCATCCCGCAGGATGTCGAGCCTGCCGACACGCCCAATCCCCATCTTGAGATCCGCGACACCGAAGAGGCCGCGCTCGAGAATATGGTCGAGTACAGCCCGGCCCTCGGCGGCCTGCGCGAAGCCATCCGGACCTCCTTGCTGCAAGTCAAGTTTGCCCAAAATCAAACTCTTCCGCAGCTCAGTATCGGCGCGCAGTTCGGCGTCACCGCAGTCGCCGGCACCACCCCCTGCGTCGGTTTCAGCAGCGCGATCACGCCCGGCGGCAACTGCGATCGGGTAGCGAACACCACCCCCCCGCCCGCCTTTGGCTTTTCAGGTAATCGGCTGCCCTTCGGCGGCATCTATGGCGACGCGCTCAACCGTATGCTCGACGCGCGCTTCTACAACTACGCCGGCGTTCTCAGTATCGAGATGCCGCTGGACAACGCCTCCGCGAAGGCCGCCCTGGCCCAGGCGCGCGTCAGCTACGAGCAGGCGCGCCTGCAGTATCGTTCCGCACTTTCACAATCGGTCGCGCAAATCGAAAGCGCGTTGGCCAACCTGCACGCCGACATCAAGCGCGTGAAGGCCACAGAGGACGCCGCCGGCTATGCGGCCAAATCGCTTCACGACGAAAATGTCCGCTTCCGCGTAGGCCTCGCGACCACCCACGACCTGCTCCAGTTCCAGAGCGAACTCGTGACCGCGCAGGGCAATCAGGTGCAGGCTGACGTTGACCTCGAGAACGCCCGCCTCGCGCTGTGGCACGCCGAAGGTACGCTGCTGGGCGCCTTCAATATCGAGTTCCAGCTCCAGGATCCGCGCGAGTCGCCATGGTACGCGACTTTCTGA
- the crcB gene encoding fluoride efflux transporter CrcB: MPYLWVAIGGALGSVARYACSGAVARLAAGAFPFGTMVVNVSGALLIGFLAALSIPEGRTLLPPSARLFTMTGICGGYTTFSTFSLETFNLMRDREWLQAGANVGLSVVLCLIAVGLGYAAGLTLNRGGA; this comes from the coding sequence ATGCCTTATCTGTGGGTCGCGATCGGCGGCGCGCTCGGCAGCGTCGCCCGCTACGCCTGCAGCGGCGCGGTGGCGCGGCTGGCCGCCGGCGCCTTCCCGTTCGGCACGATGGTCGTCAACGTCAGCGGCGCTCTCCTGATCGGTTTTCTGGCCGCCCTGAGTATCCCCGAAGGCCGCACGCTGCTCCCGCCCTCCGCCCGCCTCTTTACGATGACCGGCATCTGCGGCGGCTATACCACCTTCTCAACCTTCAGCCTCGAAACCTTCAACCTGATGCGCGATCGCGAATGGCTCCAGGCCGGCGCCAATGTCGGGCTCTCCGTCGTGCTATGTTTGATCGCGGTCGGGCTCGGCTACGCCGCCGGGCTCACGCTCAATCGCGGTGGAGCTTAG
- a CDS encoding DUF190 domain-containing protein has translation MQIPRDAMLLRIFIGESDHHQGRPLYEALVLKARELHLAGATVLRGPMGFGKSSRLHSTKILRLSEDLPIVVEIIDQQPKIDEFLAAANGMVRSGLVTLEKVQVLQYGRTSEA, from the coding sequence ATGCAAATCCCCCGGGATGCGATGTTGCTGCGGATTTTTATCGGCGAGAGCGACCATCATCAGGGCCGGCCGCTCTACGAAGCCTTGGTGCTGAAGGCGCGTGAACTGCATCTGGCGGGCGCGACCGTCTTGCGCGGCCCGATGGGTTTTGGCAAGTCCAGCCGTCTGCATTCAACAAAAATCCTGCGGCTCTCGGAAGACCTCCCGATCGTGGTTGAGATCATTGACCAGCAACCCAAGATCGATGAGTTTCTCGCCGCGGCTAACGGCATGGTGCGCTCGGGCCTGGTTACCCTCGAAAAAGTCCAAGTTCTGCAATACGGGCGCACCAGCGAAGCATAA
- a CDS encoding GNAT family N-acetyltransferase — MALAIRFATPDDAAIILRCIRGLAEYERDLAAVKVTADDLRAQMATADPPFECLLAEFDADPAGFALFFRNYSTWSGRPGLYLEDLFVFDQYRGRGVGGALMRRLFAIVAERGWARMEWAVLDWNTPAQSFYRDHGALPQEQWTLWRLALCTKASDST; from the coding sequence ATGGCTCTCGCAATCCGCTTCGCCACTCCCGACGACGCTGCAATCATTCTGCGATGCATCCGCGGCCTCGCCGAATATGAACGCGACCTCGCCGCCGTCAAGGTTACTGCCGACGATCTGCGCGCACAGATGGCGACCGCTGACCCGCCCTTCGAGTGTCTCCTTGCCGAGTTCGACGCCGATCCCGCCGGCTTCGCCCTTTTCTTCCGCAACTACTCGACCTGGAGCGGTCGCCCGGGCCTCTATCTGGAAGACCTCTTCGTTTTCGATCAGTATCGCGGCCGCGGCGTCGGCGGCGCGCTGATGCGCCGGCTGTTTGCGATCGTCGCAGAACGCGGATGGGCGCGGATGGAGTGGGCAGTGCTCGACTGGAACACCCCAGCCCAAAGCTTCTATCGCGATCACGGCGCGCTGCCCCAGGAGCAGTGGACGCTCTGGCGCCTCGCCCTATGCACCAAGGCGTCTGACTCCACGTAG
- the tyrS gene encoding tyrosine--tRNA ligase → MALDDNERNPVVKQAAAELGRNTAEVISVGELSAKLAEGRPLRIKLGMDPTAPDLHLGHSITLKKLREFQRRGHTVIFLVGDFTAMIGDPTGRSETRKPLTPEQIKSNAATYQSQVAKVLDPAKTEVRFNSEWMSQVDTRKLIEIAAKLSVARMLERDDFEKRLENQEPLFLHEILYPLIQGYDSVALQADVEMGGTDQKFNMLVGRELQRAYGQPPQVVMTMPLLEGLDGVRKMSKSYGNYVGLTEAAEEMFGKLMSVSDRLMIRYYELLTEVDGATLAGVKSGGIHPMEAKKRLAATIVAEYHGADAAARARAHFEGKFQRHEVPADAPVFKLAQELWVCELMKQLRFAASTSEARRLLSQGAVRVDGATVTDANFRFVPGEHKVLEVGKRRVARIQA, encoded by the coding sequence TTGGCACTGGACGACAACGAACGCAATCCGGTGGTGAAACAGGCAGCGGCGGAGCTTGGCCGCAACACGGCCGAGGTGATTTCAGTCGGCGAACTGAGCGCCAAGCTGGCCGAGGGGCGTCCCCTGCGGATCAAGTTGGGGATGGATCCGACCGCCCCGGACCTTCATCTCGGGCATTCGATCACGCTCAAGAAGCTGCGGGAGTTTCAGCGCCGCGGTCACACCGTGATTTTTCTGGTCGGTGATTTCACCGCTATGATCGGCGATCCCACCGGGCGCTCGGAGACGCGCAAGCCGCTCACACCCGAACAAATCAAAAGCAATGCGGCTACGTATCAAAGCCAGGTGGCCAAGGTGCTTGATCCGGCGAAAACCGAAGTGCGCTTCAACAGCGAGTGGATGAGCCAGGTCGACACGCGCAAGCTAATCGAAATCGCCGCCAAGCTGAGTGTCGCGCGGATGCTCGAGCGCGACGACTTCGAGAAGCGGCTCGAAAACCAGGAGCCGCTCTTTCTCCACGAGATTCTCTACCCGCTGATTCAGGGCTACGACTCGGTGGCGCTGCAAGCCGACGTCGAGATGGGCGGCACCGATCAGAAATTCAACATGCTGGTCGGGCGCGAGCTGCAGCGCGCCTATGGTCAGCCGCCGCAGGTGGTGATGACGATGCCGCTGCTCGAAGGGCTCGACGGCGTGCGAAAGATGTCGAAATCCTACGGCAACTATGTCGGGTTGACCGAGGCCGCCGAGGAGATGTTCGGCAAGCTGATGTCGGTCTCCGACCGGCTGATGATCCGCTATTACGAGCTGCTGACGGAGGTCGATGGCGCGACGCTGGCGGGGGTCAAGTCGGGCGGGATTCATCCGATGGAGGCGAAGAAACGGCTCGCGGCGACGATCGTGGCGGAGTATCACGGCGCCGACGCGGCCGCCCGCGCGCGGGCGCATTTCGAGGGCAAGTTTCAGCGTCATGAAGTGCCGGCCGACGCGCCGGTCTTCAAGCTCGCGCAGGAATTGTGGGTCTGCGAGCTGATGAAACAATTGCGCTTCGCGGCTTCGACCAGCGAGGCGCGTCGGCTGCTGAGCCAGGGGGCGGTGCGGGTGGACGGCGCGACCGTCACCGACGCGAATTTCCGTTTCGTCCCGGGCGAGCACAAGGTGCTCGAAGTGGGTAAGCGCCGCGTCGCCCGCATCCAGGCCTAG
- a CDS encoding DUF1329 domain-containing protein: MIFCLLAAMGSAPALAQTTAGGSAEAPAAQVTPAKITEFENGIPIGTKITMANWTQYKDFMTDGLVALFEGKNYWKIPPDVEMNIGPTRIFPLPAGYPEATEKYGGQTQMIKLPDGHYDLKNYIAGAPFPVPAASDPDRGWKILADSWYGPVPRIAAGTPETGLASLCALDRYGSANCLKTAYVYRMLSHIYSPGYPLTEPNAGGAWYSEWAMLEAPEQSKYLANLTIFWEDNQKQEDDFAFVPALRRTLRLSASARCAPIFGTDYTRDDARGGFNGGIAQFQATWLRDQKILALSHITTAVGTFPDQYDMPLGFAKPSWGPWEVRDTYVLDIRRIPSEARGYCYGKRINYVDKVFMHEDWSELYDANMKLWKVLQLGAAPKVVNGVETSVIGSFWAGMWDFQTTHATLAFTADGPGRDIVIDDAVPKEFEDIQRYCTPAGMMMILR, translated from the coding sequence ATGATCTTTTGTCTGCTGGCGGCGATGGGCAGCGCACCAGCTTTGGCGCAAACAACCGCCGGTGGATCAGCGGAGGCGCCGGCGGCGCAAGTGACGCCAGCGAAAATTACGGAATTTGAAAACGGCATCCCGATTGGCACGAAAATCACGATGGCCAATTGGACGCAGTACAAGGACTTCATGACCGATGGGCTGGTGGCGCTGTTCGAGGGCAAGAATTACTGGAAGATCCCGCCCGACGTCGAAATGAATATCGGGCCGACGCGCATCTTCCCGTTGCCCGCCGGGTATCCAGAAGCGACGGAAAAATATGGCGGGCAGACCCAGATGATCAAGTTGCCCGACGGCCATTACGACTTGAAAAATTATATCGCGGGGGCACCCTTTCCGGTCCCCGCGGCGAGTGATCCGGATCGCGGATGGAAGATTCTGGCGGATTCGTGGTACGGGCCGGTTCCGCGGATCGCTGCCGGCACGCCCGAGACCGGACTCGCGAGCCTGTGTGCGCTCGATCGCTACGGCAGTGCGAACTGCCTGAAGACCGCATACGTTTACCGGATGCTGTCGCATATCTATTCGCCGGGCTATCCGCTGACCGAGCCCAACGCCGGCGGCGCCTGGTACAGCGAATGGGCGATGCTCGAGGCGCCGGAGCAGTCGAAATATCTGGCCAACTTGACGATTTTCTGGGAAGACAACCAGAAACAGGAAGACGACTTCGCTTTCGTGCCGGCGTTGCGGCGAACGCTGCGGTTATCAGCGAGCGCTCGCTGTGCGCCGATTTTCGGTACGGATTACACCCGCGACGACGCTCGCGGCGGCTTCAACGGCGGCATCGCGCAGTTTCAGGCGACCTGGCTCCGCGATCAGAAAATCCTGGCGCTGAGCCATATAACGACGGCGGTCGGCACCTTTCCCGACCAATACGACATGCCGCTCGGCTTCGCCAAGCCGTCATGGGGGCCGTGGGAAGTTCGCGATACGTACGTCCTCGACATCCGGCGGATTCCTTCGGAGGCGCGCGGCTATTGCTACGGCAAGCGCATCAATTACGTCGACAAGGTCTTCATGCACGAGGACTGGAGCGAGCTCTACGACGCCAACATGAAGCTCTGGAAGGTGTTGCAGTTGGGGGCGGCGCCCAAAGTTGTCAACGGGGTGGAGACCAGCGTGATCGGTTCGTTCTGGGCGGGGATGTGGGACTTCCAGACCACGCACGCGACGCTGGCGTTTACGGCCGACGGCCCGGGCCGCGATATCGTGATCGACGATGCGGTGCCGAAGGAGTTCGAGGACATCCAGCGTTACTGTACGCCCGCCGGCATGATGATGATTTTGCGATAG
- the cyoE gene encoding heme o synthase, with product MTSNTLAVENRLTFARGRIVAYYELAKPRVLAMVLIAALAGFYMASGAGFDSLVALKMLAGVTLAAGGTLALNQYVERDTDAIMRRTRERPVPSGRITPVEALLFGAITTAIGIAYLWGAVNPLAASVTSAVTVLYLAAYTPMKRYSWLCHAIGAVPGALPPVIGWAAARGSLAPEPFVLFGIMVLWQLPHSLSIARLYQEDYARAGLSLLPRDRTWGNPASLLMLVAAATLMLFGMLPTWMDFAGRIYLFIALPLGGVLFAYTIALVLAKTTARRVMFATLIYLPVVLLVMVLDKL from the coding sequence ATGACCTCAAATACTCTGGCAGTTGAAAATCGCCTGACCTTCGCGCGCGGGCGGATCGTGGCCTACTATGAATTGGCCAAGCCGCGCGTGCTCGCGATGGTGCTGATCGCGGCGCTCGCGGGCTTCTACATGGCGAGCGGGGCCGGCTTCGATTCACTCGTCGCGCTCAAAATGCTCGCGGGCGTGACGCTGGCGGCGGGCGGCACGCTCGCGCTGAATCAGTACGTCGAGCGCGATACCGACGCGATCATGCGCCGCACGCGCGAGCGTCCGGTGCCGTCGGGACGAATCACTCCGGTCGAAGCGTTGCTGTTCGGCGCAATTACTACGGCCATCGGAATTGCTTATCTGTGGGGCGCGGTGAATCCGCTCGCGGCGAGCGTCACCAGCGCGGTCACGGTCCTGTATCTTGCTGCGTACACGCCGATGAAACGCTATTCATGGCTGTGTCATGCGATCGGAGCAGTACCGGGCGCGCTTCCTCCTGTTATCGGATGGGCCGCGGCGCGCGGCTCGCTCGCGCCGGAGCCCTTCGTGCTGTTCGGAATCATGGTGCTGTGGCAGCTACCCCATTCGCTCTCGATCGCGCGGCTTTATCAAGAGGATTATGCGCGCGCAGGCCTCTCTCTGCTGCCGCGCGACCGAACCTGGGGAAATCCCGCCAGCCTTCTGATGCTGGTGGCGGCGGCGACGCTGATGCTCTTCGGGATGCTGCCGACCTGGATGGATTTTGCGGGACGTATCTATTTGTTCATCGCGCTACCGTTAGGCGGTGTCCTGTTCGCGTACACGATCGCTCTGGTGTTAGCGAAAACCACGGCGCGGCGGGTGATGTTCGCCACGCTGATTTACCTTCCTGTGGTTCTGCTTGTAATGGTTTTAGACAAGCTATAG
- a CDS encoding COX15/CtaA family protein — MPERQPPATLHRYAIACVIATWCLIFVGGLVTSTGSALAVPDWPLAFGHLIPQLVGGVRFEYGHRVAAATVSLLTLILAVWSWRVEPRRWVRMLALAAFALIIVQAVLGGITVLLELPLAIAVAHAATAQAFFCVMVTLAAMTNARWRAMPARAAPSSLRRLAAATTVVIYLQILVGAVMRHLGAGLAIPDFPLSYGRLVPPLDSGFVIINFAHRCGAVVVTVIVLWTVVSVRRFYRDDAWRRRPALALLMLLVAQIMLGALTVWSGRAVLPTTVHVAVGAAVLATSLLLTLRVCGGGASVTGRARARVREFRDDPIQRQAQA; from the coding sequence ATGCCCGAGCGGCAGCCTCCTGCAACGCTGCATCGCTATGCGATAGCGTGCGTAATCGCGACTTGGTGTCTCATTTTTGTCGGCGGCCTGGTGACTTCGACCGGTTCCGCGCTGGCAGTGCCGGATTGGCCGTTGGCTTTCGGCCACCTGATTCCGCAACTCGTGGGCGGCGTCCGTTTCGAGTACGGCCATCGCGTGGCCGCGGCGACCGTATCACTGCTGACCCTGATCCTGGCGGTGTGGAGCTGGCGCGTCGAGCCGCGGCGCTGGGTGCGGATGCTCGCGCTCGCGGCCTTTGCCCTGATCATCGTGCAGGCAGTATTGGGCGGCATCACGGTGCTGCTGGAATTGCCGCTGGCGATCGCGGTGGCGCACGCGGCGACGGCGCAGGCCTTTTTCTGCGTGATGGTTACCCTCGCCGCGATGACGAATGCGCGCTGGAGGGCGATGCCGGCGCGGGCCGCGCCGTCGTCGCTGCGACGGCTGGCGGCCGCAACGACAGTTGTGATCTATCTCCAGATTCTCGTCGGCGCCGTGATGCGCCATCTGGGCGCGGGGCTGGCGATTCCGGACTTCCCGCTGTCTTATGGCCGACTCGTGCCGCCACTCGATTCCGGTTTCGTGATAATCAACTTCGCCCATCGCTGCGGCGCCGTCGTGGTGACGGTGATCGTGCTGTGGACGGTGGTTAGCGTGAGGCGATTCTACCGCGACGACGCGTGGCGGCGACGTCCGGCGCTCGCACTGCTGATGTTGCTCGTCGCGCAGATCATGTTGGGTGCGCTGACCGTCTGGAGCGGGCGCGCGGTGCTGCCGACGACGGTGCACGTTGCTGTCGGCGCCGCGGTGTTGGCGACGAGTCTGCTGCTCACTTTGCGAGTTTGCGGCGGGGGCGCTTCCGTCACGGGCCGCGCGCGCGCTAGAGTGCGCGAGTTCCGCGATGACCCAATCCAACGTCAGGCGCAGGCATGA
- a CDS encoding long-chain fatty acid--CoA ligase yields the protein MAIAAATLAQAFELQAQTHGERTLLKHKVQGQWRDHSWNDVTDRAMRLRAGLARLGLKPGDRVAILSENSPEWVIVDQALLGLGAVVVPLYTTSGAEETRHVITDSGARLVAVNGDHLIEKLRDVGVPPAVEALVAMHPSAVTRDGGRLPLLTLTQLSDFPPQPALEGRRDDLATFIYTSGTTGASKGVMLSHGNLLANCDSNLDALGLNATDTVLSFLPVAHSFERTAGYYTVVAAGGTIAYAEGLGQIAQNLLEIEPTVVLTVPRLLEVVYSRVMRTLESAPPLRQKIFQTAVAVGIRAAERRQQGRATPPWTSLAMALFHRLVFSRITALFGSRLRYLVSGGAPLPLEINRFFAAAGVPIVEGYGLTEAAPVVSCNLRGRTRMGTVGRALKNVEVRTAADGELLVRGANVMRGYYGRDGDTRDALDAEGWLHTGDIAQIDNAGYIKITDRKKEIIVLSGGKNVSPANLETKLAADPYIAQACVIGDRRKHLAALLVPDFDNLGAQQLKTLQLEGLSAAELAGSPKLRRFFQERLREFNRPHSDVEAIVDFALIAAPFSQENGELTPTLKLRRRVVQEHYRSLIEALYGA from the coding sequence ATGGCGATCGCAGCCGCGACACTGGCTCAGGCGTTCGAGCTTCAGGCGCAGACCCACGGCGAGCGGACTCTGCTTAAGCACAAAGTTCAGGGCCAATGGCGCGACCACTCGTGGAACGACGTTACCGACCGCGCGATGCGCTTGCGGGCGGGACTCGCGCGGCTCGGCCTCAAGCCCGGCGATCGGGTCGCCATCCTGTCGGAAAACTCGCCTGAATGGGTGATTGTCGATCAGGCCCTGCTCGGCCTCGGCGCTGTCGTGGTCCCGCTCTACACCACCAGTGGCGCAGAGGAGACCCGCCATGTGATTACCGATTCTGGTGCGCGGCTCGTCGCAGTGAACGGCGACCATCTGATTGAAAAGCTGCGCGACGTGGGCGTCCCGCCGGCCGTCGAAGCCCTGGTCGCAATGCACCCGTCAGCCGTGACGCGCGACGGCGGCCGCCTTCCCCTGCTCACGCTGACGCAACTGAGCGACTTCCCGCCGCAGCCGGCGCTCGAGGGGCGCCGCGACGATCTTGCGACGTTCATCTACACCTCGGGCACCACCGGCGCCTCGAAGGGCGTGATGCTCTCCCACGGCAACCTCCTCGCCAACTGCGACTCGAACCTCGACGCGCTCGGGCTCAACGCCACCGACACCGTCCTTTCGTTTCTGCCGGTCGCCCATTCGTTCGAGCGCACCGCAGGCTATTACACCGTCGTCGCCGCCGGCGGCACGATCGCCTACGCTGAAGGACTCGGCCAGATCGCCCAAAACCTCCTCGAGATCGAGCCGACCGTGGTTCTGACCGTGCCGCGCCTGCTCGAGGTCGTTTACAGCCGCGTGATGCGGACGCTCGAGAGTGCGCCTCCCCTGCGTCAGAAGATCTTTCAGACGGCCGTCGCCGTCGGGATCCGCGCCGCCGAGCGGCGTCAGCAAGGCCGCGCGACGCCGCCGTGGACGTCCCTCGCGATGGCGCTGTTCCACCGCCTGGTCTTCAGCAGGATTACCGCGCTCTTCGGCAGCCGACTGCGTTATCTGGTCTCCGGCGGCGCGCCGCTGCCGCTCGAGATCAATCGATTCTTCGCCGCCGCCGGCGTCCCGATCGTCGAGGGCTACGGCCTGACCGAAGCCGCGCCGGTAGTCTCCTGCAATCTTCGCGGCCGCACGCGCATGGGGACGGTGGGCCGCGCGCTCAAAAATGTCGAAGTGCGCACGGCCGCCGATGGCGAATTGCTGGTGCGCGGCGCCAACGTGATGCGCGGATACTACGGCCGCGACGGCGACACCCGCGACGCGCTCGACGCCGAGGGCTGGCTGCACACTGGCGACATCGCGCAGATCGATAACGCCGGCTACATCAAGATTACCGATCGTAAGAAGGAGATTATCGTCCTCTCCGGCGGCAAGAATGTCTCGCCGGCCAACCTCGAGACCAAGCTCGCCGCGGATCCCTATATCGCGCAGGCCTGCGTTATCGGCGATCGGCGCAAGCATCTCGCCGCGCTCCTCGTCCCCGATTTCGACAACCTCGGCGCGCAGCAGCTCAAAACGCTTCAACTCGAGGGACTGTCCGCCGCCGAACTCGCGGGCAGCCCGAAGCTCCGCCGGTTCTTCCAGGAGCGCCTGCGCGAGTTCAACCGGCCGCATTCCGACGTCGAGGCGATCGTCGATTTCGCGCTGATCGCCGCGCCCTTCTCGCAGGAAAATGGCGAGCTGACACCCACCCTCAAGCTGCGCCGCCGCGTCGTCCAGGAACACTATCGATCACTAATCGAAGCGCTCTACGGCGCTTAG